Proteins from a genomic interval of Clostridium scatologenes:
- a CDS encoding PucR family transcriptional regulator produces the protein MNIFELLKVNSFSKLKVINKKADLYREIETIESTETPDVAEYLPKNTLLITTAMAYKDDQEQLCMLIHKLNELPCAALAIKLGRFINYLDEKVIMTADELGFPLLQIPMDVTLGEIYHQLLGYLWNVQNKEVLYALNTQKKFSTLIFQGASTEVLLNNLGIILKKLVVLMDPLGNIIGSNDNFIEGDMKNVKELFFSLSLYKKQSGLVQYYVDAKNKKGRISIYPFHAFGRNSYYLLIFNSESLSADISALVIEQVLLAFEFSLYKNLCILYHKLKDNERFLLLLLNKNKMEELPSQQLLAIEEKHGLKPSKFYYVVLVTLESFKNNKFHVDKFSHREQKYIFIYEWLEKDILKNYHNSIILVPEIENYRYVLLIQDDTSDLEEKLRYYHDKLLEMLQVKATFSYGNRVSEVEAIKYSYYGALESYQTGEEKDDISFIKHFKTKNVNELLKTLSKDEVEGFCIYNLKTLAYPQDVKSLEIRNTLRTYLESKCSITETSNKMFLHRNTVKYRIKKCEEVLGRKIDDSDFILQLQLSLILTEEK, from the coding sequence ATGAATATTTTTGAATTATTAAAGGTAAATTCTTTTTCCAAGCTAAAAGTAATTAATAAAAAGGCTGATTTGTATAGAGAAATAGAGACAATAGAATCAACAGAGACTCCTGATGTAGCTGAATATTTACCCAAAAATACATTACTTATTACAACAGCTATGGCATATAAGGATGATCAGGAACAGCTTTGTATGCTTATTCATAAATTAAACGAATTGCCATGTGCAGCATTGGCAATAAAACTAGGACGTTTTATTAATTACTTAGATGAAAAAGTTATTATGACAGCAGATGAATTGGGATTTCCTCTTTTACAGATTCCTATGGATGTTACATTAGGGGAAATATATCATCAACTGCTTGGTTACTTATGGAATGTCCAAAATAAGGAAGTGCTTTATGCATTAAATACCCAAAAAAAGTTCTCTACACTTATATTTCAAGGAGCATCTACAGAAGTCTTATTAAATAATTTGGGTATTATACTAAAAAAGTTAGTTGTACTTATGGATCCACTTGGGAATATTATTGGTTCCAATGATAATTTTATAGAAGGAGATATGAAAAATGTAAAAGAATTATTTTTTTCTTTATCACTTTATAAAAAACAGTCAGGATTAGTACAATATTATGTTGATGCAAAGAATAAAAAGGGAAGAATATCCATTTATCCTTTTCATGCTTTTGGAAGGAATTCTTATTATTTACTTATTTTTAACTCTGAGTCATTGTCTGCTGATATTTCAGCTTTAGTTATAGAGCAAGTTTTGCTTGCATTTGAATTTTCATTATATAAAAATTTGTGCATTTTATATCATAAATTAAAAGATAATGAAAGATTTTTACTTTTGCTATTAAATAAAAATAAAATGGAGGAATTACCATCACAGCAGTTACTGGCTATTGAAGAAAAGCATGGATTGAAGCCTAGTAAGTTTTACTATGTTGTTTTAGTAACATTAGAATCTTTTAAAAACAATAAGTTTCATGTTGATAAATTTTCTCATCGTGAACAAAAGTATATTTTTATTTATGAGTGGTTAGAAAAAGACATTTTGAAGAATTATCATAATAGTATTATATTAGTTCCAGAAATCGAAAATTATAGATATGTATTGCTAATTCAAGACGATACTAGCGATTTAGAAGAAAAGTTGCGATATTATCATGATAAACTTTTGGAAATGTTACAAGTAAAAGCTACGTTTTCATATGGTAATAGGGTATCAGAAGTAGAAGCAATAAAATATTCTTATTATGGAGCGTTAGAAAGCTATCAGACTGGAGAGGAAAAAGATGATATTTCTTTTATTAAACATTTTAAAACAAAAAATGTAAACGAGCTATTGAAAACGCTTTCCAAAGATGAAGTAGAAGGATTTTGTATCTATAATTTAAAGACATTAGCTTATCCACAGGATGTGAAGAGCTTAGAAATTAGAAACACCTTAAGAACTTATTTGGAATCCAAATGTAGTATCACAGAAACTTCAAATAAGATGTTTCTTCATAGAAACACTGTAAAATATAGAATAAAAAAGTGTGAAGAGGTTTTAGGAAGAAAAATAGATGATTCTGATTTTATACTTCAATTACAATTGAGTTTGATTTTAACAGAAGAAAAATAA
- a CDS encoding MFS transporter codes for MLKENDLSTSVQSNYWKRIVFTFCLGWTIIWIYRAMLSPIYAEIQGTIGHQTNAAMGVIASCYFFGYTALQIPSGFLVDKFGQKKVLIPGFTIFALGALGIALSKSLTSIYIGSVCAGIGCGTYYGAAFSLTAQHVPFEKKGFSTAIVNSGSALGLILGMTGSSYIVKTMKMPWQTMVFISSALIFLLVLWFVFAIKSTDRVKPEKQVKVSNTEVGTQPAQKNSLFGLNMISCYILYFCTCYAYYMIVTWLPKFLQTERGIKGGLVGLIVSMISVTAVPGALFFAGLSDKIRTKKAYIIIGLEASAFVLVAVSMFAPNTTSLAIILLLYGFLGKMAVDPVLISYISDKADKKNLATTLGMFNFFGMASSIVAPAATGIVMDKTGSGVIGFYVGAVLLVIGLLLFVLFNAKSLSNKKVEV; via the coding sequence ATGTTAAAAGAAAACGATTTATCAACATCAGTTCAAAGTAATTATTGGAAGAGAATTGTATTTACCTTTTGTCTTGGTTGGACAATAATTTGGATATACAGAGCTATGCTATCTCCTATTTACGCAGAAATTCAAGGAACTATAGGACATCAAACAAATGCAGCAATGGGAGTAATTGCAAGCTGTTATTTCTTTGGATATACAGCACTTCAAATTCCTTCAGGATTTTTGGTAGATAAGTTTGGTCAGAAAAAGGTTCTTATACCTGGATTCACTATATTTGCTTTGGGTGCATTAGGTATTGCACTTTCAAAATCATTAACATCAATTTATATAGGTAGTGTATGTGCAGGTATTGGTTGCGGAACTTATTATGGAGCAGCATTTTCATTAACAGCACAACATGTACCGTTTGAAAAGAAGGGTTTTTCAACAGCAATTGTAAATAGTGGTTCTGCTTTAGGATTGATCTTAGGTATGACTGGATCTAGTTACATTGTAAAAACTATGAAAATGCCTTGGCAGACAATGGTATTTATTTCTTCAGCATTAATTTTCCTACTTGTATTATGGTTTGTGTTTGCAATAAAGAGTACAGATCGTGTAAAACCGGAAAAACAAGTAAAAGTAAGTAACACTGAAGTGGGTACTCAACCAGCACAGAAGAACTCATTATTTGGACTAAATATGATTTCATGCTATATCTTATACTTCTGTACATGTTATGCGTATTACATGATTGTAACATGGCTTCCAAAATTCCTACAAACTGAAAGAGGAATTAAAGGTGGATTAGTTGGACTTATAGTATCTATGATTTCAGTAACAGCAGTTCCAGGAGCATTATTCTTTGCTGGTCTTTCAGATAAAATAAGAACTAAAAAGGCGTATATAATTATTGGACTTGAAGCTTCAGCCTTTGTTCTAGTTGCTGTATCTATGTTCGCACCAAATACAACTAGCTTAGCAATAATATTATTACTTTATGGATTCTTAGGAAAAATGGCAGTTGATCCAGTATTGATTTCCTATATTTCAGACAAAGCAGATAAAAAGAATCTTGCTACAACTTTAGGAATGTTTAATTTCTTTGGAATGGCATCATCAATTGTTGCACCAGCAGCTACTGGTATTGTAATGGATAAGACAGGTTCTGGTGTAATAGGATTTTATGTTGGAGCAGTATTATTAGTTATTGGATTATTACTATTTGTGTTATTTAATGCAAAAAGTTTAAGTAATAAAAAAGTGGAGGTATAA
- a CDS encoding helix-turn-helix domain-containing protein, with protein sequence MGRKEKFLSYEKLNAIEDYLSGKRSISQICRDMKIYNTSFYEWLQRYKMFGAEALTNVKKNKYYPETVKQQAVKDYLDGRTSLREICRQYEISSNSILRQWIKKYNGHEMIKSHNMRGDKSMTKGRKTTFEERVNIVSFCIANNYNYQIAADKFQVSYQQVYAWVKKYEEYGSESLSDQRGKRKSPNEMSETEKLAVQLKLLEAENNRLKMENDFLKKLDEIERRR encoded by the coding sequence ATGGGACGAAAAGAAAAATTTTTATCATACGAAAAATTAAATGCTATTGAAGACTATTTATCTGGGAAAAGAAGTATATCCCAAATTTGCCGCGATATGAAGATTTACAATACCTCATTTTATGAATGGCTTCAGAGATATAAGATGTTTGGAGCAGAAGCTTTAACAAACGTAAAGAAAAATAAATATTATCCAGAAACCGTAAAGCAGCAGGCTGTTAAAGACTATCTTGATGGTAGAACATCCCTACGTGAAATCTGTAGACAATACGAAATCTCGTCAAATAGTATTCTCCGTCAATGGATTAAGAAGTATAATGGTCATGAAATGATTAAATCTCACAATATGCGAGGAGATAAAAGTATGACCAAGGGAAGAAAAACAACATTTGAAGAACGAGTTAATATAGTATCATTTTGTATTGCTAATAACTATAACTATCAAATAGCAGCAGATAAATTTCAGGTTTCTTATCAGCAGGTTTATGCATGGGTGAAAAAATACGAGGAATATGGCTCCGAGTCATTATCGGATCAACGTGGTAAACGTAAAAGTCCAAACGAAATGAGTGAGACTGAGAAACTTGCTGTGCAATTAAAACTTCTTGAAGCAGAAAACAATCGATTAAAGATGGAGAATGATTTCCTAAAAAAATTGGACGAAATAGAAAGAAGGCGATAA
- the allE gene encoding (S)-ureidoglycine aminohydrolase yields MSYLNQVTGYRKDILTNRSVVKHGNFALIEPDGIVKNVIPGFENCELTILASPKLGASFVDYLLTVNEGGCNHLGFGEDGVETFLYVFEGDLKVWNEEKEQVITDGGYIFCPENRKLYFENNGDRKVKAFLYKRYYDRIEGFEAHTVIGNINDVEWVHYEGMDDVLVKDFLPSATDIGFDMNFHILSFKPGACHGYIETHVQEHGAYIYSGQGMYNLDNEWIPVKKGDYLFMGAYSLQAAYGIGRNDEFAYIYSKDCNRDAKL; encoded by the coding sequence ATGAGTTATTTAAATCAAGTTACAGGATATAGAAAGGATATTTTAACAAATAGATCTGTTGTAAAACATGGCAACTTTGCTTTGATTGAACCAGATGGCATTGTAAAAAATGTGATTCCTGGATTTGAAAATTGCGAGTTAACCATCTTAGCATCTCCAAAATTGGGAGCTTCTTTTGTAGATTACTTACTTACTGTTAATGAAGGTGGATGTAATCATTTAGGCTTCGGTGAAGATGGCGTAGAAACTTTCCTTTATGTATTCGAAGGTGATTTAAAAGTATGGAATGAAGAAAAAGAACAAGTGATAACAGATGGAGGCTACATTTTCTGCCCAGAAAACAGAAAACTATATTTTGAAAATAACGGAGATAGAAAAGTAAAAGCTTTCTTATATAAAAGATATTATGATCGTATAGAAGGTTTTGAGGCACATACTGTAATTGGCAATATCAATGATGTTGAGTGGGTACACTATGAAGGAATGGATGATGTATTAGTAAAAGATTTTCTACCTTCTGCTACAGATATTGGATTTGACATGAATTTCCACATACTTTCTTTTAAACCAGGAGCTTGTCATGGTTACATAGAAACTCATGTACAGGAACATGGAGCATATATCTATTCAGGACAAGGTATGTACAATTTAGATAATGAATGGATTCCTGTAAAAAAAGGGGATTACCTATTCATGGGAGCATATAGCTTACAAGCAGCTTATGGAATTGGCAGAAATGATGAATTTGCATACATTTATTCTAAAGATTGTAACAGAGATGCAAAACTTTAA
- the fdrA gene encoding acyl-CoA synthetase FdrA — MLKTIIKKGSYHDSVILMLLTNKISTMDGVDKVSIMMATPANKDIFKEGGMATPELMEASANDMAIVLETKEDVIDAVLAETEEFFKNQSSKSNKKSKSEAADSWDKALDKLQDANLAVISIPGIYAALEADRALDENLNVFMFSDNVTLEDEKKLKEKAHKKGLLVMGPDCGTGIIKGIPVAFTNHVTPGKIGIVGASGTGIQELTTIIDRLGEGVTNAIGTGGRDLSEHIGAITMMDSINAMEEDNDTEVVIVISKPPAEKVRNNVMKRLRNFKKPVVTLFLGEKPEFHEENFYHAYTLDEAARIAVNLLRKENIQGNKCSVNVDKSFSAKENKTIKGYYSGGTLAAEAAMIIRDTLDLSVPLGKQEGYMLNSSGHIVIDLGDDVYTQGKPHPMIDPTKRVECMREAAKDATTGVILFDIVLGYGSHEDMAGALLPAIKELQDNAKKENRDLYFVTTICGTRQDYQNYDKQKKIMEDAGVIVCESNKHAVEVAVTLTGYKFNEITKKIMPKKTNADNTQYSVSESVRRLLQEKPKVINVGLESFSNVLKQFSCEVVQYNWAPPAGGDMQMIKALRYLRNYKFSGIGDN, encoded by the coding sequence ATGTTAAAAACAATTATAAAAAAGGGAAGCTATCACGATTCTGTTATACTTATGCTGTTGACAAATAAAATAAGCACAATGGATGGGGTTGATAAAGTTTCTATCATGATGGCAACTCCTGCAAATAAAGATATATTTAAAGAAGGCGGAATGGCAACACCTGAATTAATGGAAGCAAGTGCTAATGACATGGCAATTGTTTTAGAAACAAAGGAAGATGTTATAGATGCCGTGTTAGCGGAAACAGAAGAATTTTTTAAAAATCAATCATCAAAATCTAATAAAAAATCAAAATCAGAAGCTGCGGATTCATGGGATAAAGCATTGGACAAGCTTCAGGATGCTAACCTTGCAGTTATATCAATTCCTGGAATTTATGCAGCTTTGGAAGCTGATAGAGCATTAGATGAGAATTTAAATGTGTTTATGTTTAGTGACAATGTTACATTGGAAGATGAAAAAAAATTAAAGGAAAAGGCTCATAAAAAAGGATTATTAGTTATGGGGCCTGACTGTGGAACAGGAATAATCAAAGGAATACCAGTAGCATTTACAAATCATGTTACGCCTGGAAAAATAGGAATAGTAGGAGCTTCAGGAACAGGAATACAGGAATTAACAACTATTATTGACCGTTTAGGAGAAGGGGTAACAAATGCAATTGGAACAGGGGGAAGAGATTTATCTGAACATATAGGAGCAATTACTATGATGGATTCCATTAATGCAATGGAAGAGGATAATGATACAGAAGTAGTAATAGTAATATCAAAACCACCAGCAGAAAAAGTTCGCAACAATGTTATGAAACGTTTGAGAAATTTTAAAAAGCCTGTAGTAACACTATTTTTAGGCGAAAAACCAGAATTTCATGAAGAAAACTTTTATCATGCATATACATTGGATGAAGCAGCAAGGATTGCAGTAAATCTATTGAGAAAAGAAAATATACAAGGAAACAAATGCAGTGTAAATGTGGATAAAAGCTTTTCAGCTAAAGAAAACAAGACAATTAAAGGGTACTATTCAGGAGGAACATTGGCAGCAGAGGCTGCAATGATAATCAGGGATACATTAGATTTGTCTGTACCATTAGGAAAACAAGAAGGTTATATGTTAAATTCATCAGGTCATATTGTAATTGATCTTGGAGATGATGTATATACACAAGGTAAACCACATCCAATGATTGATCCTACTAAGAGAGTAGAATGCATGAGAGAGGCAGCTAAAGATGCAACTACCGGAGTTATATTGTTTGACATTGTGCTAGGATATGGTTCTCATGAAGATATGGCAGGAGCTTTACTTCCAGCTATTAAGGAATTACAGGATAATGCAAAAAAAGAAAATAGAGATTTATATTTTGTAACAACTATCTGTGGAACACGACAAGATTATCAAAATTATGATAAGCAAAAGAAAATAATGGAAGATGCAGGAGTTATTGTTTGTGAAAGTAACAAACATGCTGTAGAAGTAGCAGTTACATTAACTGGATACAAATTTAATGAAATTACAAAGAAAATTATGCCTAAGAAAACTAATGCAGATAACACACAATATAGTGTATCAGAGTCTGTACGCAGATTGCTTCAAGAAAAGCCAAAGGTTATTAATGTTGGATTAGAAAGCTTTTCTAATGTATTAAAACAATTTTCTTGTGAAGTGGTTCAATATAATTGGGCTCCACCAGCAGGGGGAGATATGCAGATGATTAAAGCATTACGTTATTTGAGAAATTATAAATTTTCAGGGATTGGAGATAATTAA
- the allD gene encoding ureidoglycolate dehydrogenase: MKLERAKLKQLMKDKLHKAGLIDSHAEVISEILTWSDERGYHSHGAVRVEYYAERIAKGGITTNPEFKFEKTGPASGVFYGDNGCGYVAAKLSMEEAIKMAKETGVAVVGVRNISHSGSIGYYAEMAAKEDLVAITLCQSDPMVVPYGGSESYYGTNPIAFGVPTADERKVIFDMATTVQAWGKILDARSKNKSIPDTWAVDEEGDPTTDPRNVANLLPIAGAKGYGLMMMVDVLSGIMLGVPFGKHVSSMYADLSKGRDLGQLHIVIDPSRFTDIESFKKNMSASLDELSEMKPSKGNDKVYYPGERALLRKAKYDNGGVEIVDEIYNYLISEDIHFNRYDHKNKFAE, from the coding sequence ATGAAATTAGAAAGAGCAAAATTAAAGCAATTGATGAAAGATAAATTACATAAAGCTGGACTTATTGATTCTCATGCAGAGGTTATATCTGAGATTTTAACATGGTCTGATGAAAGAGGTTATCACTCACATGGAGCAGTTAGAGTAGAATACTATGCAGAAAGAATTGCTAAGGGTGGTATTACTACAAATCCAGAATTTAAATTTGAGAAAACTGGACCTGCTAGTGGAGTATTTTATGGAGATAATGGCTGCGGATATGTAGCAGCAAAGTTATCTATGGAAGAAGCTATTAAAATGGCAAAAGAAACAGGAGTTGCAGTGGTAGGAGTAAGAAACATATCACACAGTGGAAGTATAGGATATTATGCAGAAATGGCAGCAAAAGAAGATTTAGTTGCAATTACTCTATGTCAGTCAGATCCTATGGTAGTACCATATGGAGGATCAGAATCTTATTATGGAACAAATCCAATTGCTTTTGGAGTTCCTACAGCAGATGAAAGAAAAGTAATATTTGATATGGCTACAACAGTTCAGGCTTGGGGTAAAATTTTAGATGCACGTTCTAAAAATAAGTCAATTCCAGATACATGGGCAGTGGACGAAGAAGGAGATCCTACTACTGATCCAAGAAACGTAGCTAATTTACTTCCTATTGCAGGAGCAAAAGGATATGGACTTATGATGATGGTTGACGTATTATCTGGAATAATGTTAGGCGTTCCATTTGGAAAACATGTAAGTTCTATGTATGCAGATCTTTCTAAGGGAAGAGATTTAGGACAGCTTCATATTGTAATTGATCCAAGTAGATTTACAGATATTGAAAGCTTTAAAAAGAATATGTCCGCTTCATTAGATGAATTATCAGAAATGAAACCATCTAAAGGCAATGATAAGGTATATTACCCAGGAGAAAGAGCATTGCTTAGAAAAGCAAAATATGACAACGGTGGAGTTGAAATTGTAGATGAAATCTATAATTATTTAATCAGTGAGGACATTCACTTTAACCGTTATGATCATAAAAATAAATTTGCTGAATAA
- the allC gene encoding allantoate deiminase, protein MSELLQEIEDIRSWISSFGSDDLGGVSRLLYSESWLEVQKALKKKFEELGMEASFDEIGNLYGKIIGTDNGNETIATGSHVDTVVNGGQLDGQLGIIGGYLAIKRLLEAHGKPKKNIEIISLAEEEGSRFPYVFWGSKNLFGIADKKDVENIEDANGIGFVDAMHQCGFDFKKDNSCSIPDVKAFVELHIEQGNTLEMEGISVGVISGIVGQRRYNIKLKGEANHAGTTLMKYRKDVTQVFAKIVTESIEKAKKVGDPLVLTFGKILVKPNTVNVVPGDAMFTMDCRHTDKEVLCKFTEEIEELMKQAAEESSVEIEIDRWMDEDPVPMDSNITSVIENACKKNNIDYKIMHSGAGHDSQIIAPRIPTAMIFVPSIKGISHNPAEDTKTEDLNKGIETLKASLYELAY, encoded by the coding sequence ATGAGTGAATTATTACAAGAAATCGAAGATATAAGAAGTTGGATTTCTTCTTTTGGATCAGATGATTTAGGAGGAGTAAGCAGACTGTTATATTCGGAAAGTTGGTTGGAAGTACAAAAGGCATTAAAGAAAAAGTTTGAAGAATTAGGCATGGAAGCTAGTTTTGATGAAATCGGCAACCTGTATGGAAAAATTATTGGAACGGATAATGGTAATGAAACAATTGCAACAGGGTCACATGTGGATACAGTTGTAAACGGTGGACAATTAGATGGACAGCTAGGAATTATAGGTGGATATCTAGCTATTAAACGTTTGCTAGAAGCCCATGGTAAACCTAAGAAAAACATAGAAATAATATCCTTGGCAGAGGAAGAAGGAAGTAGATTTCCATATGTTTTCTGGGGCAGCAAGAATCTTTTTGGAATAGCAGATAAAAAAGATGTAGAGAATATCGAAGATGCGAATGGCATTGGTTTTGTAGATGCTATGCATCAATGTGGATTTGATTTTAAAAAAGACAACTCATGTTCAATTCCAGATGTAAAAGCTTTTGTAGAACTTCATATTGAACAGGGAAATACACTAGAAATGGAAGGAATATCTGTAGGTGTAATTTCCGGCATCGTAGGACAAAGAAGATATAACATTAAATTAAAAGGTGAAGCTAATCATGCAGGAACAACATTGATGAAATATAGAAAAGATGTTACTCAGGTTTTTGCAAAAATTGTAACAGAGTCTATTGAAAAAGCAAAAAAAGTGGGAGATCCGTTAGTTTTAACTTTTGGAAAAATTTTAGTAAAACCTAATACAGTAAATGTAGTTCCAGGAGATGCAATGTTTACAATGGATTGCAGACATACAGATAAAGAAGTTTTATGCAAGTTCACGGAAGAAATAGAAGAGCTAATGAAACAGGCAGCTGAGGAATCAAGTGTGGAAATAGAAATTGATCGTTGGATGGATGAAGACCCAGTTCCAATGGATAGTAACATTACAAGTGTAATTGAGAATGCCTGCAAGAAGAATAATATAGATTATAAAATTATGCACAGTGGAGCAGGACATGATTCTCAGATAATTGCACCAAGAATTCCAACAGCTATGATATTTGTACCTAGTATTAAAGGAATTAGTCATAATCCAGCTGAAGATACAAAAACAGAAGATTTAAACAAGGGAATTGAAACGTTAAAAGCATCCTTGTATGAATTGGCATATTAA
- a CDS encoding alpha/beta hydrolase, whose product MHSVNSNKMSLETFCYKKTNIKLYATLYRSKQKTTHATLLYFHGGGLLFGKRTDLPEYHINKFCNAGYSILAFDYSLAPINKLSHIMADVSDAINWYLDNRSNLFYSKCPYFLFGRSAGAYLCLIAGNMNFPEVPNGILSYLWLCICS is encoded by the coding sequence TTGCACTCTGTAAATTCAAACAAAATGTCCCTAGAGACATTTTGCTATAAAAAAACAAATATAAAATTGTATGCTACACTATATCGAAGCAAACAAAAAACAACCCACGCCACTCTTTTATATTTTCATGGCGGCGGATTGCTATTTGGAAAAAGGACAGATCTTCCAGAATATCATATCAATAAATTTTGTAATGCCGGATATTCTATTCTTGCTTTTGATTATAGTTTGGCCCCTATAAATAAATTATCTCATATTATGGCTGACGTAAGCGATGCTATTAATTGGTACTTAGATAATCGTTCTAATCTATTTTATTCTAAATGTCCATATTTTCTATTCGGAAGATCTGCTGGTGCATACTTGTGTCTTATCGCTGGAAATATGAATTTTCCAGAAGTGCCTAATGGAATTCTTTCTTATTTATGGTTATGCATTTGTTCATGA
- a CDS encoding IS3 family transposase — translation MGRNRKKAIKNGSRQVDRYLAIKELHETKEYSIIKLCEIANVARSSYYKWNNRLESEADRENAMILTMLTQLNTEVKGIYGYRRMTMNINRKLNKQYNHKRIYRLMKSADLRSVIRKKRKMYVPSTPQITAENVLNRNFNAEKPNQKWLTDVTEFKLTTGKKAYLSAILDLGDRSIVSYVLGHSNNNQLVFDTFDLAVTANPSAKPLFHSDRGFQYTNRQFKNKLDSIGATQSMSRISRCIDNGPMEGFWGIIKSEMYYLQKFHTYEQLKHAIDEYIDFYNMRRFQKNLKGLTPMEYRTQTLAA, via the coding sequence ATTGGACGAAATAGAAAGAAGGCGATAAAAAACGGCTCACGCCAAGTTGACAGGTATTTAGCCATAAAAGAACTTCATGAAACGAAAGAATATTCTATAATTAAGTTATGTGAAATAGCCAATGTTGCACGTTCTTCCTACTATAAGTGGAATAATAGATTAGAGAGCGAAGCTGATCGAGAAAATGCGATGATTCTTACAATGTTAACACAGCTGAACACTGAAGTCAAAGGCATTTATGGGTACAGACGTATGACTATGAATATCAACCGAAAGCTCAATAAACAATATAACCATAAGCGTATTTACCGATTAATGAAATCTGCTGATCTAAGGTCTGTTATTCGCAAGAAGAGAAAAATGTATGTCCCAAGTACACCACAGATAACTGCTGAAAATGTGCTAAATAGGAATTTCAATGCAGAAAAGCCTAATCAAAAATGGCTGACAGATGTTACAGAATTCAAATTGACAACTGGGAAGAAAGCTTATCTAAGTGCCATACTGGATCTAGGTGATAGGAGTATTGTCTCTTATGTTCTTGGGCATTCCAATAACAATCAGCTTGTTTTTGATACCTTTGACTTGGCAGTAACGGCTAATCCAAGTGCGAAGCCACTTTTTCATAGTGATAGAGGATTTCAATATACCAATAGGCAGTTTAAAAATAAGCTTGATAGTATTGGGGCTACTCAAAGCATGTCTCGCATTAGCAGATGTATTGATAATGGACCGATGGAGGGCTTTTGGGGAATAATCAAATCCGAAATGTACTACTTGCAAAAATTTCATACATATGAGCAATTGAAACATGCAATTGATGAGTATATAGATTTTTATAATATGAGAAGATTTCAGAAAAACCTAAAAGGTCTGACTCCGATGGAATATCGAACTCAGACCTTAGCAGCTTAA